The following are encoded together in the Tripterygium wilfordii isolate XIE 37 chromosome 3, ASM1340144v1, whole genome shotgun sequence genome:
- the LOC119988602 gene encoding hydroxymethylglutaryl-CoA lyase, mitochondrial-like, protein MLGAKALDKYWQRTTVILKSLTSSGTCIAMANEVERSSFREIEGFKEGYFTESVSWRGQTRSVYQEDFLNHKHGSLTRNCTAPGNIGDSGYRSIRQYSSYGNDRFTSKLLGTLPRYVKIVEVGPRDGLQNEKDTVSTAVKVQLIKMLVSSGLPVVEATSFVSPKWVPQLADAKDVMEAVRDVKEAILPVLTPNLKGFEAAVAAGAKEVAVFAAASESFSKSNINCTIEDSLNRYRDVAHAARKLSLPVRGYISCVVGCPVEGMVSPSQVAYVAKKLFDMGCYEISLGDTIGVGTPGTVIPMLEAVMDVIPIDKLAVHFHDTYGQALSNILASLQMGISIIDSSVAGLGGCPYAKGASGNVATEDVAYMLNGLGIKTNVDLGKLILAGEFICKHLGRQSGSKTATALCKTPACASKL, encoded by the exons ATGCTCGGGGCAAAGGCTTTGGATAAGTATTGGCAGCGAACCACAGTTATCCTCAAAAGCTTAACATCTTCTGGAACTTGCATAGCCATGGCAAACGAGGTTGAACGCAGCAGTTTTCGAGAAATTGAAGGTTTCAA AGAGGGGTATTTTACAGAGTCGGTGTCTTGGCGGGGACAAACAAGGAGTGTGTATCAGGAAGATTTCTTGAATCACAAACATGGGAGCTTGACAAGGAACTGCACGGCACCTGGTAATATTGGTGATTCTGGGTATCGGTCAATTCGTCAATATAGTTCATATGGCAATGATAGATTTACAAGTAAG CTTTTAGGAACCCTTCCTCGATATGTGAAGATAGTCGAAGTTGGTCCACGAGATGGATTGCAAAATGAGAAGGATACAGTATCAACGGCTGTAAAGGTTCAGTTGATAAAGATGCTAGTTTCTTCAGGGTTGCCTGTTGTTGAGGCTACAAGTTTTGTCTCGCCAAAATGGGTACCACAG CTTGCAGATGCAAAGGATGTAATGGAAGCAGTTCGAGATGTTAAAGAAGCTATATTACCGGTCTTAACGCCTAATCTAAAA GGTTTTGAAGCAGCTGTTGCGGCTGGAGCCAAGGAAGTGGCTGTCTTTGCTGCGGCCTCTGAGTCCTTTTCAAAGTCAAACATCAATTGCACCATTGAAGACAGTCTTAATCGTTATCGTGATGTCGCTCATGCTGCTAGAAAGCTGTCACTTCCTGTTCGTGG ATATATATCATGTGTTGTGGGGTGTCCAGTTGAAGGAATGGTATCTCCATCACAGGTGGCATATGTGGCCAAAAAGCTTTTTGATATGGGTTGCTATGAAATTTCTCTCGGGGACACAATTGGTGTTGGAACTCCTG GCACTGTCATTCCAATGCTTGAAGCTGTTATGGATGTTATCCCAATTGATAAGCTTGCTGTCCATTTTCATGACACTTATGGGCAAGCTCTTTCAAATATACTCGCTTCACTCCAG ATGGGGATCAGCATAATTGATTCATCTGTCGCTGGACTTGGGGGTTGTCCTTATGCTAAGGGTGCTTCCGGGAACGTTGCTACTGAGGATGTTGCGTACATGCTTAATGGACTTGGGATAAAAACCAATGTGGATCTTGGGAAACTTATATTAGCTGGGGAATTCATTTGCAAACATTTGGGACGACAATCTGGTTCAAAGACGGCAACTGCACTGTGTAAAACCCCTGCTTGTGCCTCGAAGCTTTAA
- the LOC119990438 gene encoding serine carboxypeptidase-like 45 encodes MKYEQWILTAAILLQMFLTSTTESLSEANKILKLPGQPQVSFQQYAGYVTIDEKQQRALFYYFVEAETDPASKPLVLWLNGGPGCSSIGAGAFVEHGPFKPSKGVLLKNDYSWNKVANMLYLESPAGVGYSYSANKSFYNSVNDDITARDNLEFLNRWFTKFPEYKGRDFFITGESYGGHYVPQLAELIIQSKLKFNLKGIAIGNPLLEFNTDFNSVAEFWWSHGLISDSSYEMFNTVCNYSQIRRQHQSGTLTPGCSDVNRQVSREISKFVDAYDVTLDVCLPSIASQSHRLNKGLYMGKIDVCVEDETTTYLNQKDVLEALHARLVGVPQWTVCSDVLKYEMQNLEVPTLSVLGVLIKSGIRILVYSGDQDSVIPLTGTRGLVNGLAKQLGLNTTVPYRVWFEGRQVGGWTQIYGDILSYATIRGASHEAPFSQPERSLVLFNAFVGGKPLPDQTQT; translated from the exons ATGAAGTATGAGCAATGGATTCTCACAGCAGCAATCCTTCTTCAGATGTTTCTTACAAGTACAACAGAATCTCTCTCAGAAGCTAATAAAATCCTCAAATTGCCAGGGCAACCACAGGTCAGCTTCCAGCAATATGCAGGATATGTAACCATTGATGAGAAGCAACAAAGAGCACTTTTCTACTACTTTGTTGAGGCAGAAACAGATCCAGCTTCAAAGCCACTTGTTCTTTGGTTAAATGGAG GGCCTGGTTGTTCATCTATTGGAGCTGGAGCATTTGTTGAGCATGGTCCTTTTAAACCCAGTAAAGGCGTGCTATTAAAAAATGATTATAGTTGGAATAAAG TAGCAAATATGTTATATCTGGAATCACCTGCAGGAGTTGGGTACTCCTACTCTGCCAATAAATCTTTCTACAACTCCGTAAACGATGATATTACAG CTAGAGACAATCTTGAATTCCTCAACCGGTGGTTTACGAAGTTCCCGGAGTATAAGGGTAGAGATTTCTTCATCACTGGTGAAAGCTATGGAG GTCATTATGTTCCACAGCTTGCAGAACTGATAATCCAATCCAAACTGAAGTTCAACCTGAAGGGTATTGCT ATAGGGAATCCACTTCTGGAATTCAATACTGACTTCAATTCGGTAGCAGAGTTCTGGTGGTCACACGGGTTGATATCAGATTCATCATATGAAATGTTCAATACGGTTTGTAACTACTCACAAATTAGAagacagcatcaaagtggaactttgacTCCTGGTTGCTCTGACGTAAATAGACAAGTTTCAAGAGAAATTAGTAAATTTGTCGATGCTTATGATGTGACCCTGGATGTCTGTTTGCCTTCTATTGCATCACAATCTCATAGGTTGAATAAAGGA TTATATATGGGGAAAATAGATGTATGTGTAGAAGATGAGACAACTACATACTTAAACCAGAAAGATGTGCTGGAAGCTCTGCATGCTAGGCTTGTTGGAGTTCCTCAATGGACGGTTTGTAGCGA TGTGCTGAAATATGAGATGCAAAATCTAGAAGTGCCTACCCTTTCTGTGCTGGGTGTTCTTATCAAATCTGGCATCCGAATCTTGGTTTACAG CGGAGATCAAGACTCAGTTATCCCTCTGACTGGAACACGAGGCCTAGTCAATGGATTGGCGAAGCAGTTGGGACTAAACACTACTGTGCCTTATAGGGTCTGGTTTGAAGGAAGACAG GTTGGTGGATGGACACAAATCTATGGGGACATCTTATCCTATGCAACAATTAGAGGAGCATCTCATGAAGCTCCGTTTTCACAACCAGAAAGATCGCTCGTTCTATTCAATGCATTTGTAGGAGGAAAGCCACTACCTGACCAAACCCAAACCTGA
- the LOC119990432 gene encoding serine carboxypeptidase-like 45: MQIPKCVIALIIYSFSIHSCFVSGDPTEDFKIERLPGQPYFKFQQYAGHVYVDNAKTRSLFFYFVEAETQPESRPLVLWLNGGPGCSAVGYGVFMENGPFRPKGDILIKNEYSWNKVANVLYLEAPAGVGFSYSTNKSYNTLVNDDMTAQDSLEFLNRWFTIFNKYKEHDFYIGGVSYGGHFVTQLANLVVEKKPSYKLKGIALGNPLLEFNTDFNARDEFYWSHGLISDDVYHLRQTVCNSSKNVRESLIIGNISNACNTTNILSLEQVGASTNLYDVTGDICLSSGTSQSQTDNSIIPQKFGTYIDVCAGQTTTKYLNREDVKKALHAKLVGVNHWEPCSSVLRYDYRDLEMPMRGILGSLITSGHRVLVYSGDQDAMMPYFGTRTLLNEIAKELKLNVTTPYQTWFEGRQVAGWAQSYADGKLTFATIRGGNHQAPYNQPARSFTLFEAYLAGRPPPTQ; the protein is encoded by the exons ATGCAGATTCCTAAATGCGTGATTGCACTGATAATCTACTCATTTTCCATTCACTCATGCTTTGTTTCGGGGGACCCAACAGAGGATTTCAAGATTGAGAGGTTGCCAGGGCAACCctatttcaagtttcaacagtATGCAGGCCATGTCTATGTGGATAATGCAAAAACGAGGTCTCTTTTCTTCTACTTTGTTGAAGCAGAAACTCAGCCCGAATCAAGGCCACTTGTTCTTTGGCTTAATGGAG GTCCTGGTTGTTCAGCTGTTGGTTATGGAGTATTTATGGAGAATGGCCCTTTTAGGCCAAAGGGAGATATTCTGATCAAGAATGAGTATAGCTGGAATAAAG TGGCAAATGTGTTGTACCTGGAGGCACCAGCTGGAGTTGGTTTTTCTTATTCAACCAACAAGTCTTACAACACCTTGGTGAATGATGACATGACTG CCCAAGACTCTCTGGAATTCTTGAACCGTTGGTTTACCATATTCAACAAGTACAAGGAACATGATTTCTACATTGGTGGAGTGAGCTATGGAGGTCACTTTGTCACACAACTTGCGAACCTTGTTGTTGAGAAGAAACCTTCTTATAAACTGAAGGGGATAGCT CTCGGTAATCCTCTTCTGGAATTCAATACTGACTTCAATGCGCGGGATGAGTTCTACTGGTCTCATGGATTGATTTCAGACGATGTTTACCATCTTCGCCAGACTGTTTGTAACAGTTCTAAGAACGTCAGGGAGTCACTGATTATAGGCAATATTTCTAATGCATGTAATACTACTAACATCCTTTCTCTCGAACAAGTTGGTGCTTCTACTAATCTATATGATGTCACTGGTGATATTTGTTTATCATCTGGTACATCACAGTCGCAGACAGACAATTCTATAATTCCTCAG AAATTTGGAACATATATAGACGTCTGTGCTGGCCAGACTACAACCAAGTACTTGAACAGGGAAGATGTGAAGAAAGCTCTTCATGCAAAACTTGTTGGAGTCAACCATTGGGAACCATGCAGCAG CGTTTTGCGATATGATTACAGAGACTTAGAGATGCCAATGCGTGGTATCTTGGGTTCCTTGATTACGTCTGGCCATAGGGTCCTTGTTTACAG TGGAGATCAAGATGCAATGATGCCATACTTTGGCACTCGAACTCTGCTAAATGAAATAGCAAAGGAATTAAAACTGAATGTAACTACTCCTTATCAAACTTGGTTTGAGGGAAGACAAGTCGCTGGATGGGCTCAATCTTATGCTGATGGTAAACTAACCTTTGCTACTATCAGAGGAGGAAATCACCAAGCTCCCTATAATCAACCAGCAAGATCTTTTACACTGTTTGAGGCATACCTTGCCGGGAGACCACCACCGACACAGTGA
- the LOC119995618 gene encoding CLAVATA3/ESR (CLE)-related protein 22 yields MKSLRRSRRGGGGVCLSVLLLLLLLLMMMLMMLMQLENTSCYGFGHQEKKINRLFKGNPGTGSSNSDHYKEARVHPVKSKGGGGGGDDDIFGVEKRKIHTGPNPLHNR; encoded by the coding sequence ATGAAAAGCTTGAGAAGATCTAGAAGAGGCGGAGGAGGGGTTTGCTTGTCtgtgctgctgctgcttctgctgctgctgatgatgatgttgatgatgctGATGCAGTTGGAGAACACATCATGTTATGGATTTGGTCATCAAGAGAAGAAGATAAACAGATTATTCAAAGGTAATCCTGGTACTGGGTCTTCAAACTCTGATCATTATAAGGAAGCAAGAGTTCATCCTGTCAAGTCTaaaggaggaggtggtggtggagatgaTGACATTTTTGGAGTTGAAAAGAGGAAAATCCACACAGGACCAAATCCTTTACACAACAGATGA